In a genomic window of Occallatibacter riparius:
- a CDS encoding peptidylprolyl isomerase, with amino-acid sequence MNRTFSVAAVILLAFGNANSQVASHAPTNSKQAPHGQMGAAGSSSVVPLQASGKPVVRVNGVELTDVDLVREEYAIFPYAKQHNGIPKDLAPQIREGALQMIVFEELVYQEALRRHMAVAPARMQRARADFRKQFSTPDEYGSFLKTDFQDSQKLLDDKIRRSLLIEALLKSEVDNKSAVTPAEIQAYYNKNADQFKKPELYTFQTISMLPPPNATPEQVKENRARAEKALKQAKAAKTAMDFGLLAEKLSDDDYRVVLGQHKPIPPSQLAPQVLKALQAMKPGDVSDIIQLEQAYTIVKLNEHTPAGKTPLTAVRANLAKDLHERKKEQLRKDLDTQLRKAAKVERI; translated from the coding sequence ATGAACCGCACATTCTCCGTCGCGGCCGTGATTTTGCTGGCGTTCGGCAACGCCAATTCCCAGGTCGCTTCCCACGCGCCCACAAATTCGAAGCAGGCACCCCACGGCCAGATGGGCGCAGCGGGTAGCTCATCCGTCGTGCCGTTGCAGGCTTCGGGAAAGCCCGTTGTCCGCGTCAACGGTGTCGAGCTCACCGACGTCGACCTGGTCCGCGAAGAATATGCAATCTTCCCTTACGCCAAGCAGCACAATGGCATCCCTAAAGACCTTGCTCCGCAAATCCGCGAAGGCGCCCTCCAGATGATCGTCTTTGAGGAACTCGTCTACCAGGAAGCTCTGCGCCGCCATATGGCTGTGGCGCCTGCGCGCATGCAGCGCGCCCGTGCCGACTTCCGCAAGCAGTTCTCCACCCCCGACGAATACGGATCATTCCTGAAGACCGATTTTCAGGACTCGCAGAAGCTGCTCGACGACAAGATCCGCCGCTCGCTGCTCATTGAGGCGCTCCTTAAGTCCGAAGTGGACAACAAGAGCGCGGTCACCCCGGCTGAAATTCAGGCCTATTACAACAAGAACGCCGACCAATTCAAGAAGCCGGAACTCTACACGTTTCAGACCATCTCCATGCTTCCGCCGCCAAACGCGACCCCGGAGCAGGTGAAGGAAAACCGCGCGCGCGCAGAGAAGGCGTTGAAGCAGGCAAAGGCCGCCAAAACTGCCATGGATTTCGGCCTGTTGGCTGAGAAGCTCTCCGATGACGACTACCGCGTCGTGCTGGGCCAGCACAAACCAATACCGCCCAGCCAACTCGCACCTCAGGTTTTGAAGGCGCTCCAGGCCATGAAGCCGGGCGATGTCAGCGACATCATCCAGCTCGAACAGGCGTACACCATCGTGAAGTTGAATGAACATACGCCCGCCGGCAAAACGCCGCTCACTGCTGTGAGGGCAAATCTCGCTAAAGATTTGCACGAGCGGAAAAAAGAGCAGTTGCGTAAGGACCTGGATACGCAGTTACGGAAGGCAGCCAAAGTAGAGCGGATTTAG
- a CDS encoding tetratricopeptide repeat protein, which produces MESNETMAPPVNRMLQARHVYLMAALCLIAGLAIGYLVRAWRMPAAPVQARVVMPHPPMSGRRPSLEEMKVMADKQAAPLLAKLDKDEKNTDLLVQVGGIYHSAHQYKQAASYYDRAVAAKPSDVAIRTKLAASLFRMGDIDSAIDQLNQALSYDPKDANSLFNLGLIQWQGKLDGKSALATWQKLLKTNPQLAPERKAMVDKMIAEVKAHGHQGQ; this is translated from the coding sequence ATGGAAAGCAATGAAACGATGGCGCCGCCAGTGAATCGGATGTTGCAAGCGAGGCACGTCTACCTGATGGCAGCGCTGTGCCTCATCGCGGGCCTGGCCATCGGATACCTGGTGCGCGCATGGCGGATGCCTGCAGCACCGGTGCAGGCGCGCGTGGTGATGCCGCACCCGCCCATGAGCGGACGCAGGCCGAGCCTGGAAGAGATGAAGGTGATGGCTGATAAGCAGGCTGCGCCGCTGCTGGCTAAGCTCGACAAGGATGAGAAGAATACAGACCTGCTGGTGCAGGTAGGCGGAATTTATCACAGCGCGCACCAGTACAAGCAGGCGGCCTCGTACTACGACAGGGCGGTTGCAGCCAAGCCCAGCGATGTGGCGATCCGCACGAAGCTGGCAGCGAGCCTCTTCCGCATGGGCGATATCGATAGCGCGATCGACCAGTTGAATCAGGCCCTGAGCTACGATCCGAAGGATGCGAACTCGCTGTTTAATCTCGGCCTGATCCAGTGGCAGGGCAAGCTCGACGGCAAGAGCGCACTGGCAACGTGGCAGAAACTGCTGAAAACCAATCCCCAACTGGCCCCTGAACGCAAAGCGATGGTGGATAAGATGATCGCCGAAGTGAAGGCGCATGGGCATCAGGGCCAGTAA
- a CDS encoding tetratricopeptide repeat protein, translated as MSGTNQVSEDWALRRAMLLGALCLAVGLAAGWLIRGWESPVAPTVAASAPVQAGSAAPSANAAQQKQQADAQAAPILEQLKAQPENADLLTNIGNIYYDAQLYPTAIDYYTRSLKAKPADASVRTDLGTAYWYLGNADSAIKEFDTALTYAPTNPNTLFNRGLVKWQGKGDAAGASADWKKLLATNPNYEAKDKVEQMLAQVEKHTNIGMKGQ; from the coding sequence ATGAGTGGAACGAATCAAGTTTCGGAAGACTGGGCACTGCGGCGTGCAATGTTGCTGGGTGCGCTGTGCCTGGCGGTGGGACTCGCTGCGGGATGGTTGATCCGCGGTTGGGAGAGCCCGGTTGCTCCGACGGTAGCCGCTTCGGCTCCGGTGCAGGCGGGCTCGGCCGCGCCGTCCGCGAATGCCGCACAGCAGAAGCAGCAAGCTGATGCGCAGGCTGCTCCGATACTAGAGCAGCTCAAGGCGCAGCCCGAGAATGCGGACCTGCTGACGAACATCGGGAACATCTATTACGACGCGCAGTTGTATCCAACGGCCATTGATTACTATACCCGTTCGCTGAAGGCGAAGCCGGCGGATGCGTCGGTGCGCACCGACCTGGGGACGGCTTACTGGTATTTGGGGAATGCCGACTCGGCGATTAAGGAGTTCGATACTGCCCTCACCTATGCGCCGACGAATCCGAATACGCTGTTCAATCGCGGACTGGTGAAGTGGCAAGGCAAAGGCGATGCTGCCGGCGCGAGCGCGGACTGGAAGAAGCTGCTGGCTACTAATCCGAACTACGAGGCCAAGGACAAGGTTGAGCAGATGCTGGCGCAGGTTGAGAAGCACACGAATATCGGCATGAAAGGGCAGTGA
- a CDS encoding PadR family transcriptional regulator codes for MGENKPDILQGTLDLMVLKTLEAMGPLHGYGIARRIEQVSGETIMLNQGTIYPALLRLEQRGWIKAEWGKSETNRRARFYTLTRTGKSRIAEETRNWERVAATMALFLASE; via the coding sequence ATGGGCGAAAACAAACCTGACATCTTGCAGGGCACGCTGGATTTGATGGTGCTCAAGACGCTTGAAGCGATGGGACCGCTGCATGGCTACGGCATCGCGCGGCGCATCGAGCAGGTGAGCGGTGAGACCATCATGCTGAACCAGGGCACGATCTATCCGGCACTGCTGCGCCTGGAACAGCGCGGGTGGATCAAGGCCGAGTGGGGAAAGTCCGAGACCAACCGGCGGGCCCGCTTCTACACACTGACTCGCACGGGCAAGAGCCGGATCGCCGAGGAAACGCGCAACTGGGAGCGCGTGGCCGCCACCATGGCACTGTTTCTCGCTTCGGAATAG
- a CDS encoding ABC transporter permease, with protein sequence MDLVRSLLSRMVAMFQRRRLDASLDEELRVHIDLAIEEQMRRGVPEAEARRLALREFGGVTQVRETYREQRGLPLIEQIRRDIRYGIFQLWKSPGFALTAILTLALGVGANTTVFSMINGLLLRPLPVPESDRLAVVGMQFGAPNPNYSFPEPLFRAFERRHGAFSTTFAFNHTTFQVKSGASTENIQGQYVSGGFFDALRTVPMLGRTLNAQDDRKGGDSAGFAAVISETLWENRYHRDPAILGQRIVIDNVAFTIVGVMPRSFFGADPLQRPQFFVPLADEEVLAGERSLVKFGHRAWWLNVMGRLAPGATLEQASKEVGAAEGAVLREAVQDADWIKRTEQERHIRFFAEPGSTGFTYIRLNFRKPLMAVFAMCGGILLLACMNLASLLMARGTARQKELATRMALGATRRRLIQQLMIEGLLLGVTGTIAGLALAPAVSHLLVAVLLSGHQQAHLDTSLDWRVFAFASATAVLATLLFALVPAIKATSRNLMERMKDGQNATRTIDRSGILPRVLMGAEVGVALLLVVGAGLIATSLVRLYHDGMGFDPRGLENIEFSMENSGLKGDALMSFYREMGQRLSHAPGVTSVSYELMTPLIGYQWDEDYNDTRGAVHDTFMNSVAPAYFSTMRIPLLAGRDFTWDDTPSVGKKLILNQTAAGQLFPDGPALGRTIRHEERKKLEVYEVVGIVGDAKYADIHSVAPPTGYVPMPQNDFVQSASFVAVVRTNGSTGSLMGTARAITAQMAPQVPVPEVTSMEKIIDDAMGPERMMTLLAVFFAVCALVVTAIGLYGTLAYATARRTTEIGIRMALGAKRSQVVAMVFGQNLWVVMGGTVVGLAAALLVTRALASFLFSTSAHDPWVIAASICALGLAACAASLLPALRAARIEPMAAIRCE encoded by the coding sequence ATGGACCTGGTTCGCTCGCTACTCAGCCGCATGGTCGCCATGTTTCAGCGGCGCCGCCTCGACGCTTCACTCGATGAGGAACTTCGCGTACACATCGATCTAGCGATCGAAGAACAGATGCGCCGCGGCGTCCCTGAAGCCGAAGCGAGGCGCCTTGCACTGCGCGAGTTCGGCGGCGTGACGCAGGTGCGCGAGACGTATCGTGAGCAGCGCGGCTTGCCGCTTATCGAGCAGATCCGGCGCGATATTCGGTACGGCATCTTCCAGCTTTGGAAGTCGCCTGGATTCGCGCTGACAGCGATCCTGACGCTGGCGCTGGGTGTGGGTGCGAATACGACGGTGTTCTCGATGATCAACGGGCTGCTGCTGCGGCCGCTGCCTGTGCCGGAGAGCGATCGGCTTGCCGTGGTGGGGATGCAGTTTGGAGCCCCGAATCCCAATTACAGCTTCCCGGAGCCGTTGTTTCGCGCATTTGAACGGAGGCATGGCGCGTTCAGCACCACGTTCGCATTCAATCACACCACGTTTCAGGTGAAGAGCGGGGCGTCGACGGAAAACATTCAGGGGCAGTATGTGAGCGGAGGCTTCTTTGATGCTCTGCGGACCGTGCCGATGCTGGGCCGCACGCTGAATGCGCAGGACGACCGCAAAGGTGGCGATTCGGCGGGCTTTGCAGCAGTGATTAGCGAGACGCTATGGGAGAACCGCTACCACCGCGATCCGGCGATTCTGGGGCAGCGGATTGTGATCGACAATGTGGCGTTCACGATTGTGGGTGTGATGCCGCGCAGTTTCTTTGGCGCGGATCCTCTGCAGAGACCGCAGTTCTTCGTTCCCCTGGCCGATGAGGAGGTGCTGGCGGGCGAGCGCAGCCTGGTGAAGTTCGGGCATCGCGCGTGGTGGCTCAACGTAATGGGGCGGCTTGCGCCCGGAGCGACGCTGGAGCAGGCGAGCAAGGAGGTGGGCGCCGCGGAAGGCGCCGTTCTACGCGAGGCAGTTCAGGACGCGGATTGGATCAAGCGAACGGAGCAGGAGCGGCATATCCGGTTTTTCGCGGAGCCGGGATCGACGGGGTTCACGTATATCCGCCTGAATTTTCGCAAGCCGCTGATGGCGGTGTTTGCGATGTGCGGAGGGATTCTGTTGCTGGCGTGCATGAACCTCGCGAGTCTGCTGATGGCGCGGGGCACGGCTCGACAGAAGGAACTGGCGACGCGGATGGCGCTGGGCGCGACGCGGCGCAGGCTGATTCAGCAACTGATGATTGAGGGGCTGCTGCTGGGAGTGACGGGCACGATCGCGGGACTGGCGCTGGCTCCAGCGGTCAGCCACCTGCTCGTGGCGGTTCTGCTGAGCGGACATCAGCAGGCGCACCTCGACACCTCGCTTGATTGGCGGGTGTTTGCGTTTGCCTCCGCGACCGCGGTGCTGGCGACACTGCTCTTCGCGCTGGTGCCGGCGATTAAGGCGACCTCGCGCAACTTGATGGAACGGATGAAGGACGGTCAGAATGCAACGCGCACGATCGATAGAAGCGGAATTTTGCCACGAGTGTTGATGGGGGCGGAAGTGGGTGTGGCGCTTCTGCTGGTGGTTGGCGCGGGCTTGATCGCGACGAGCCTCGTGCGCCTCTATCACGATGGGATGGGATTCGATCCAAGAGGGCTCGAGAATATCGAGTTCAGCATGGAAAACTCCGGGCTGAAGGGCGATGCACTGATGAGTTTCTATCGCGAGATGGGGCAGCGGCTGAGCCATGCGCCGGGAGTAACGAGCGTGAGCTACGAGCTCATGACGCCTCTGATCGGCTATCAGTGGGACGAGGACTACAACGATACCCGGGGCGCGGTACACGACACGTTCATGAACTCTGTGGCTCCGGCCTATTTCAGCACCATGCGAATTCCGCTGCTGGCCGGGCGGGATTTCACATGGGACGACACGCCGTCAGTAGGAAAGAAGCTGATCCTGAACCAGACAGCTGCGGGCCAGCTCTTCCCGGATGGGCCGGCACTGGGGCGAACCATTCGCCATGAGGAGCGCAAGAAGCTTGAAGTCTACGAGGTGGTGGGGATTGTGGGAGACGCGAAGTACGCCGACATCCACTCGGTTGCGCCGCCCACGGGGTACGTTCCGATGCCGCAGAATGATTTTGTGCAGTCGGCCTCATTTGTGGCGGTGGTGCGGACGAATGGCAGCACGGGTTCGCTGATGGGCACGGCGCGCGCGATCACCGCACAGATGGCGCCACAGGTTCCTGTACCTGAAGTCACGTCGATGGAGAAGATTATCGATGACGCGATGGGTCCGGAGCGCATGATGACGCTGCTCGCCGTGTTCTTCGCTGTTTGCGCGCTGGTGGTCACGGCCATCGGGCTCTACGGCACGCTGGCGTATGCCACTGCTCGGCGCACAACGGAGATCGGCATACGCATGGCGCTGGGCGCGAAGCGCTCGCAGGTGGTGGCCATGGTGTTTGGTCAGAACCTGTGGGTGGTGATGGGCGGGACGGTGGTTGGCCTTGCTGCGGCGTTGCTTGTAACACGAGCGCTGGCCAGCTTCCTGTTCAGCACGTCGGCGCATGATCCCTGGGTGATCGCGGCTTCGATCTGCGCACTGGGACTTGCGGCGTGCGCAGCGTCTCTGCTGCCCGCATTGCGCGCGGCGCGCATTGAGCCGATGGCGGCGATTCGATGCGAATGA
- a CDS encoding glycosyltransferase family 39 protein, whose translation MPSADIRNRRSFLDVSGTPGSFFGADRTAEATWFVAIFIFALFAAGFLVRVWGISKFHYWDEWVYLQDAQVICCGKINYSELDFRPPLLSVIFAGVFLFWRSVYVACITTAILNALAPVFLYFAGTKSVGRIPAAIASVLLAFAPFFVGVFPDGFASDDTGNSLLTDSPSLTMLILGLWLLLRALERPTALRFFCAGISLALCILMRFGAIPSVAMLLLLPLISPSRWKALLASVGGVAAGLAPYLLWSRLNFGGFLSTLRSAWSHVEGPVEPRTYFLHNAATVFTPVAIAGLLLCLVYQLSLLRERFVRGSGVLRSVTDSRQSAIRVFLWLWLAAGLLFFSLMPHKEPRYILPLAPPVLLLAGSGLALFAALPSRALRVTGAMCVAAALLLVFLPLRERFRTPFINLGISDEELASRLLQSSVPAGASLWMSFNYPVFAFYTNLPIQELSDVGPALYEDMKKVPPGDVLIVYREAENPSQSDIAWVDASGRFKRIVEYPSLVIYCSVGSPKQGAR comes from the coding sequence ATGCCGTCTGCAGATATCCGAAATAGAAGAAGCTTCCTCGATGTATCAGGTACGCCGGGCTCGTTTTTTGGTGCAGACAGGACTGCGGAGGCGACGTGGTTCGTCGCGATTTTTATATTTGCATTGTTCGCAGCGGGCTTTCTGGTTCGAGTGTGGGGAATCTCCAAGTTTCATTACTGGGACGAGTGGGTCTATCTGCAAGATGCGCAGGTGATCTGCTGCGGGAAGATCAATTATTCTGAGCTGGATTTCCGGCCGCCTTTGCTCTCGGTGATCTTTGCCGGCGTTTTCCTTTTCTGGCGATCTGTTTATGTCGCTTGTATCACGACTGCGATCCTGAACGCACTGGCGCCGGTGTTCCTGTACTTTGCCGGAACCAAGTCGGTGGGCCGAATCCCGGCCGCCATCGCGAGCGTGCTGCTTGCATTCGCGCCATTCTTTGTCGGCGTATTTCCTGATGGATTTGCCAGCGATGACACGGGCAACAGTCTGCTCACCGATTCGCCATCTCTGACAATGCTGATTCTCGGGTTGTGGCTATTGCTTCGGGCGCTGGAACGGCCGACAGCTCTGCGGTTCTTCTGTGCCGGAATCAGCCTGGCGCTCTGCATCCTGATGCGATTCGGAGCCATTCCCAGCGTTGCGATGCTACTGCTGTTGCCGCTGATCAGCCCAAGCCGCTGGAAGGCGCTTCTCGCTTCTGTGGGTGGCGTAGCAGCGGGGCTCGCGCCTTATCTTCTCTGGTCGAGGTTGAATTTTGGAGGGTTCTTGTCAACCCTGCGTTCTGCGTGGTCGCATGTTGAGGGACCGGTGGAACCGCGTACTTACTTTCTACACAATGCGGCGACGGTATTTACACCTGTGGCGATTGCCGGATTGTTGCTCTGCCTTGTGTATCAGCTCTCTCTGTTGCGGGAGAGATTCGTTCGCGGCAGCGGTGTTCTACGCTCGGTAACAGATTCGCGTCAGAGTGCTATCCGAGTTTTTCTTTGGCTCTGGCTTGCAGCGGGGCTGCTGTTCTTCAGCCTGATGCCGCATAAGGAGCCGCGGTATATTCTTCCGCTTGCGCCGCCGGTGCTGCTGCTCGCGGGTTCGGGGCTGGCTCTCTTTGCAGCACTCCCCAGCAGGGCTCTGCGCGTTACCGGAGCGATGTGCGTGGCTGCGGCCTTGCTTCTCGTGTTTCTCCCACTACGGGAACGCTTCCGCACACCATTCATCAATCTGGGCATTTCGGATGAGGAGTTGGCGTCGCGTCTTCTGCAGTCCAGCGTTCCCGCCGGCGCGAGTCTCTGGATGAGCTTCAACTATCCCGTGTTCGCCTTCTATACAAACTTGCCCATCCAAGAGCTCTCAGATGTTGGGCCGGCGCTCTATGAGGATATGAAGAAGGTTCCACCGGGAGACGTGCTCATCGTCTACCGTGAGGCCGAAAACCCGTCGCAGTCGGATATTGCCTGGGTGGACGCGAGCGGCAGATTCAAGCGCATTGTCGAGTATCCGTCGCTGGTGATTTACTGCAGCGTCGGTTCGCCGAAGCAGGGCGCTCGTTGA
- a CDS encoding phosphohexomutase domain-containing protein: MQPARTSIAEAPLVSLLSFEPRVLGFGTSGRRGRVCDLTQIEIYICALGELEYLQSLDPAQGGIGKGDEFFYAYDLRPSSSQFVPEEQGRGEIAQAIERAIRDAGMRPVNCGRIPTPALAFHALARRKGSMMITGSHIPFDRNGYKTNTCCGELLKEHEAPIAEYVHRVRERIYNQPAHESPFNTQGMFKSGHAELSPEDPSAREGYIRRYVDFFSGDSLAGMRIRCYQHSAVGRDLLVELLRALGAEVTPAGRSDAFVPIDTENIDAERLAVIQALADKAIAEDGPFFAVVSTDGDSDRPLLLGFEEDGRTVKFFGGDQLGMIAAEFLGADAVVVPVSCNDGIDRGPLADKLEPRTRIGSPFVIAGMSGALRKGKQRVCGWEANGGFLTGSDIVRNGRTLTALPTRDAILPLLAALFSAKEKGVSLAELFSALPSRHSRAGLLKEFPRATALRIINAFCCDHPRIREVDFDAAGHPIALDEQRDPVELTPELSSALNEIRARCGIFFDCFGPVSRLNYVDGVRITFAGGEVAHLRPSGNADEFRIYAAADSLARCEEIVRLGIAEPDGILRRLERHIATEK; encoded by the coding sequence ATGCAACCGGCGCGTACATCCATTGCGGAAGCCCCGCTTGTCTCGTTATTGAGCTTCGAGCCGCGCGTGCTGGGGTTCGGCACCAGCGGCCGCCGCGGCCGTGTCTGCGACCTGACGCAGATCGAGATCTACATTTGCGCGCTCGGCGAACTCGAATACCTCCAGTCCCTTGATCCCGCTCAGGGCGGCATCGGCAAAGGCGACGAATTCTTCTACGCCTACGATCTCCGGCCCTCCTCGAGCCAGTTTGTTCCCGAGGAGCAGGGCCGCGGCGAAATCGCTCAGGCCATCGAACGCGCCATCCGCGATGCCGGCATGCGCCCGGTGAACTGCGGCCGCATTCCCACGCCCGCGCTCGCCTTTCATGCGCTCGCCCGCCGCAAGGGCAGCATGATGATCACCGGCAGCCACATCCCCTTTGACCGCAACGGCTACAAGACCAACACCTGCTGTGGCGAGCTGCTGAAGGAGCATGAAGCTCCCATCGCTGAGTACGTCCATCGCGTTCGCGAGCGCATCTACAATCAGCCCGCGCATGAGTCGCCATTCAACACGCAGGGCATGTTCAAGTCCGGCCATGCCGAGCTCAGCCCTGAAGACCCATCGGCTCGCGAAGGATACATTCGCCGCTACGTAGATTTCTTTTCCGGCGATTCGCTCGCGGGCATGCGCATTCGCTGCTACCAGCACTCGGCCGTGGGCCGCGATCTCCTCGTCGAACTCCTCCGCGCGCTTGGCGCCGAAGTCACTCCGGCCGGCCGCAGCGATGCCTTCGTGCCCATCGACACCGAAAACATCGATGCGGAGCGCCTGGCTGTGATTCAGGCGCTGGCCGACAAAGCCATCGCGGAAGACGGCCCCTTTTTCGCGGTCGTTTCGACAGACGGCGACAGCGACCGCCCCCTGCTGCTCGGCTTCGAAGAAGATGGCAGAACGGTCAAGTTTTTCGGCGGCGATCAGCTCGGAATGATCGCAGCCGAATTCCTCGGCGCTGACGCGGTCGTGGTTCCTGTGAGCTGCAACGACGGCATTGACCGCGGTCCGCTTGCCGACAAGCTGGAACCGCGCACGCGTATCGGATCGCCTTTTGTCATCGCCGGCATGTCAGGGGCTCTGCGCAAAGGCAAACAGCGCGTCTGCGGTTGGGAGGCGAACGGCGGCTTCCTCACCGGCTCTGACATCGTCCGCAACGGCCGCACCCTCACCGCGTTGCCTACGCGCGACGCAATTCTGCCATTGTTGGCTGCGCTCTTCAGCGCGAAGGAGAAGGGCGTCTCGCTTGCCGAACTCTTCTCCGCACTGCCCAGCCGCCACAGCCGCGCCGGCCTGTTGAAGGAGTTCCCGCGAGCCACCGCTCTCAGGATTATCAACGCCTTCTGTTGCGACCATCCGCGCATCCGCGAAGTCGATTTCGACGCTGCCGGTCACCCAATCGCGCTCGATGAACAGCGCGATCCCGTAGAGCTCACGCCTGAGCTCTCCTCGGCGCTGAATGAGATCCGCGCACGCTGTGGCATCTTCTTCGACTGCTTCGGCCCTGTCTCTCGCCTCAACTATGTCGACGGAGTGCGCATCACCTTTGCCGGCGGCGAGGTCGCGCATCTGCGGCCGTCTGGCAATGCTGATGAGTTCCGCATCTACGCTGCTGCCGACTCGCTGGCCCGATGCGAAGAGATCGTGCGTCTCGGCATCGCCGAGCCCGACGGCATTCTCCGCCGCCTTGAACGCCACATCGCAACGGAGAAGTAG